A region from the Acyrthosiphon pisum isolate AL4f chromosome A1, pea_aphid_22Mar2018_4r6ur, whole genome shotgun sequence genome encodes:
- the LOC115033611 gene encoding uncharacterized protein LOC115033611 yields the protein MHKTGGGVAKTFKKIEFYDNIVELLGISAVGLDSCFDSDIVAQEHNSSDNNLNILNMEVEIENVGEIFSIKKNDWLKHTFGLTYLQLSEVSDCFSFDFMSDIPGDSKYGRYTPIIS from the exons atgcataagaCTGGAGGTGGTGTtgcaaaaacttttaaaaaaattgaattttatgataatatagtggAACTACTTGGTATTTCAGCAGTTGGCCTTGATAGTTGTTTTGATTCTGACATTGTTG CACAAGAACATAACAGTTctgacaataatttaaacatccTTAACATGGaagttgaaattgaaaatgtaggcgaaatatttagtataaaaaaaaatgattggttAAAACACACTTTTGGTCTAACATATTTGCAGCTTTCGGAAGTATCAGattgtttttcatttgattttatGTCAGACATCCCTGGAGACAGcaaatatggtaggtatacgCCGATTATAtcttag
- the LOC107884518 gene encoding uncharacterized protein LOC107884518 gives MIIIKVFVLHGFFSLIQPHTHFMPNLPMGEYRTVFDKLYPCDSTRNYSFQFNNYFNKKTAIITELKGNVTILIPFDDTLTLDINFSSWGSTGGWIPNSNTYITKKGCSALKNLGGNAWLTVTKDFNIPNASCPVPVGTYITSGIDLKKFEDHNFPKVYFYGKYKLVFKVKNIEGKVLGCEIVEVNLIRPWEKPF, from the exons atgataataattaaagtgtTCGTTCTTCATGGATTCTTCTCTTTGATTCAACCACACACCCATTTTATGCCTAACTTGCCAATG GGAGAATATCGTACGGTATTTGATAAACTATATCCTTGCGATTCAACAAGAAACTATTCATttcaattcaataattatttcaataaaaaaacagcAATCATCACTGAATTGAAAGGAAATGTAACAATTTTGATACCTTTTGACGATACTCTtacg ctTGATATAAACTTTTCATCTTGGGGATCAACTGGTGGTTGGATACCAAATTCAAACACTTACATAACAAAAAAGGGATGTAGTGCATTAAAAAATCTAGGAGGAAATGCATGGCTAACAGTTACAAAAGATTTTAACATTCCAAATGCTAGCTGTCCAGTACCAGtg GGCACTTATATTACATCAGGAATTGACTTGAAGAAATTTGAAGATCATAACTTTcctaaagtatatttttatggaaaatataaactGGTGTTTAAGGTGAAAAATATAGAAGGCAAAGTACTTGGCTGCGAGATTGTGGAGGTTAATCTTATACGACCGTGGGAGAAACCATTTTGA